A single region of the Desmonostoc muscorum LEGE 12446 genome encodes:
- a CDS encoding tyrosine-type recombinase/integrase, translated as MTLSLVHITAHRKAIASLPVAQAEAKLIALWLEGKAESSIISYRRYIRRFLEFLDKPLKKVTYEDLVEYAADFRGNAQSTKRIYIAAAKSLISFAHKIGYLPFNVGMALKLGELPDVINERYLDEADIKLLVRAASKHLADAKTPKRQYTALRNLLIIKLLYQAGLRASEICDLTWGDLTPRGDSGQVYVRKAKGSKNRTILIKPKLWAELMEFKGQALPKDAVFRSQKGGHLDRQNLHPIVKAIAQEAGLSELVSAHWLRHAHGSHAIERGTNPVLVKETLGHANLAITDRYLKARPNDSSALNLMDL; from the coding sequence ATGACCCTCTCTCTTGTCCACATAACAGCGCATAGAAAGGCGATCGCTTCCTTGCCAGTGGCACAGGCGGAGGCGAAGTTGATTGCGCTGTGGTTGGAGGGAAAAGCAGAGTCATCTATCATCTCTTACCGACGCTACATTAGGCGATTTCTGGAATTTTTGGACAAACCCCTCAAAAAAGTGACTTATGAAGACTTGGTAGAATACGCCGCTGACTTTAGGGGCAATGCCCAAAGTACAAAGCGGATATACATTGCCGCAGCTAAAAGCTTGATTAGTTTCGCTCATAAAATTGGATATCTCCCTTTTAATGTGGGTATGGCGCTAAAACTCGGTGAACTGCCGGATGTAATCAACGAACGCTATCTCGATGAAGCTGATATTAAATTGTTGGTACGGGCAGCAAGTAAGCATTTAGCTGATGCGAAAACTCCTAAGCGACAGTACACAGCCCTACGTAATTTGTTAATTATCAAACTCCTGTATCAGGCAGGGTTACGGGCAAGTGAAATCTGTGATCTGACTTGGGGAGATTTGACACCCCGTGGCGACAGTGGTCAGGTGTATGTTCGTAAAGCCAAGGGCAGCAAAAATCGCACAATTCTCATTAAGCCGAAGCTGTGGGCGGAACTAATGGAGTTCAAAGGTCAAGCTTTACCAAAAGACGCAGTTTTCCGAAGTCAAAAAGGGGGACATCTCGACCGTCAAAACTTGCACCCGATTGTCAAAGCAATTGCACAAGAAGCTGGATTAAGCGAACTGGTTTCTGCTCACTGGTTACGTCATGCCCACGGTTCTCACGCCATTGAACGCGGGACTAATCCAGTGCTGGTGAAAGAAACTTTGGGTCATGCCAATTTAGCCATCACCGATCGCTATCTCAAGGCTAGACCGAATGACAGTAGCGCTTTGAACTTGATGGATCTTTGA
- a CDS encoding IS630 family transposase (programmed frameshift): MIEQHLQPAIPSVSFANAELQEFIDNRPDAREVRKALAVKLVYQGYKYEEIQTILDVSVGSITSWKQAYKEYGICGLRLNYKGRKSYLSDEQQQEVLSWLQTKEIWELGELEYKLAFEYDVIYESKRSYYDLFDAAGISWKKTTGLNPKADIEAVAGKKKQIEKLLDSNREEIEEGRLRVLLIDECHLLWGDVTGYVWGKTDQEIAIGIVNEREKQTYYGAVDYLDGKLLLKAYNAGNSDNTIDYLRYLLDQSPNQRLLLFWDGASYHRSHLVQNFLGEINQGLSPDQWKIHCVRFAPNCPSQNPIEDIWLQAKTWVRRFCALIPSFSHLKWMFEWFLRHTNFDFDTLQMYGAFSEIKY, encoded by the exons ATGATAGAGCAGCATCTACAACCTGCGATACCTTCGGTGAGCTTCGCTAACGCAGAACTACAAGAATTTATAGATAATCGCCCGGATGCCCGTGAGGTGAGAAAAGCTTTGGCAGTGAAACTGGTTTATCAAGGCTACAAGTATGAGGAAATTCAAACAATTTTAGATGTCTCTGTTGGTTCAATAACAAGCTGGAAGCAAGCTTATAAGGAATATGGAATTTGCGGATTGCGCTTAAATTATAAAGGCAGAAAGAGTTACCTGAGCGATGAACAGCAACAAGAAGTATTAAGTTGGTTGCAAACTAAGGAGATTTGGGAGCTTGGTGAACTGGAATACAAATTGGCTTTTGAATATGATGTCATCTACGAATCGAAACGGAGTTATTATGATTTATTTGACGCGGCGGGAATTAGTTGGAAAAAAACTACTGGCTTAAACCCAAAGGCGGACATTGAGGCTGTAGCTG GCAAAAAAAAACAGATTGAAAAATTGTTGGACAGCAATAGAGAGGAGATAGAAGAAGGAAGACTGAGAGTATTACTAATAGATGAGTGCCATCTGTTATGGGGAGACGTAACTGGTTATGTCTGGGGAAAAACTGACCAAGAAATAGCAATTGGCATCGTTAACGAACGAGAGAAGCAGACATACTACGGGGCGGTTGATTATCTCGATGGTAAGTTGCTTCTTAAAGCTTACAATGCTGGCAATTCAGACAATACAATTGATTATTTACGTTATTTATTAGACCAGTCTCCCAACCAACGATTACTGCTTTTTTGGGATGGTGCTTCTTACCATCGTTCACATCTGGTTCAAAACTTTTTAGGAGAGATAAACCAAGGTTTGTCTCCAGACCAGTGGAAAATTCATTGCGTTCGCTTCGCTCCTAATTGCCCATCACAAAATCCAATTGAGGATATTTGGTTACAAGCTAAAACCTGGGTGCGGCGTTTCTGTGCTTTGATTCCTTCGTTCTCTCATCTCAAATGGATGTTTGAGTGGTTTCTCCGACACACTAACTTTGATTTTGACACTTTACAGATGTACGGAGCTTTTTCAGAAATCAAATACTAG
- a CDS encoding tyrosine-type recombinase/integrase, which translates to MVNNPQFDNLPPIKLIHIQDQAPSTLQGESRSRAGKIAATTDIRWVKVLEFLRSNNLAPNSRKLYERELKRFLAWSELHYHELRPRHLALYKEYLRDEIQTDAGKPLSKSSINAGVAALKSFFKWMCYTYPEIIATNPTLGIKLEKVPLPPAQSLTPQQMELVWSALELLGETKQRDTALVHILSHGLRAGEVVQLNVGSFDGKLLFLPDTKTNEPRLVPLRKESREVLAEYLLTRSQQGEVLNSDSPLMISHHASYKGERLSYHGIYFAVEKIGEIAHIENLHPHSFRHTYATDLLLLGVDPSHARKLTGHQSEKAFRRYTLRSEQEAAIAAYYRAIGEEVE; encoded by the coding sequence ATGGTAAATAATCCTCAGTTTGACAACCTACCACCAATCAAGTTGATCCACATACAGGATCAAGCACCATCAACCCTACAGGGAGAATCTAGAAGCAGGGCAGGAAAAATAGCTGCAACCACTGATATCCGGTGGGTAAAAGTTCTGGAATTTTTACGCAGCAACAATCTCGCACCAAACAGCCGCAAGCTTTACGAACGAGAACTCAAACGATTTTTGGCTTGGAGTGAGCTGCACTATCATGAACTGCGTCCACGTCATCTTGCGCTATATAAAGAATATCTCCGTGATGAAATACAGACTGATGCAGGTAAACCGCTTTCAAAAAGCAGCATCAATGCAGGAGTTGCGGCACTCAAAAGCTTTTTCAAATGGATGTGCTATACGTATCCTGAAATTATTGCTACTAATCCCACACTGGGGATTAAACTGGAAAAAGTACCTCTGCCACCAGCTCAGAGTTTAACCCCTCAACAGATGGAACTGGTTTGGTCAGCGTTGGAATTGCTGGGAGAAACAAAGCAACGGGATACAGCACTGGTTCACATTCTCAGTCATGGGCTGCGTGCTGGAGAAGTTGTACAGCTAAATGTTGGCTCATTTGATGGCAAGCTACTATTTTTACCAGACACCAAAACCAATGAACCACGCTTAGTTCCACTGCGAAAAGAAAGTCGGGAAGTTTTGGCAGAGTATTTGCTTACGCGCTCACAGCAAGGAGAGGTCTTAAACAGCGACTCCCCACTGATGATTTCACACCATGCTTCATACAAAGGTGAACGCTTGAGTTATCACGGCATTTACTTCGCTGTAGAAAAAATTGGTGAAATAGCTCACATTGAGAATTTACATCCTCACTCCTTTCGACATACTTACGCTACTGACTTATTGCTATTGGGAGTTGACCCCAGCCATGCACGAAAATTAACAGGGCATCAAAGCGAGAAAGCGTTTCGGCGCTATACCCTTCGCAGCGAACAAGAAGCAGCGATCGCTGCTTACTATCGTGCAATCGGAGAGGAAGTGGAGTAA
- a CDS encoding NB-ARC domain-containing protein yields MTNRVTVFSTESQFQAPTHSSLNQTGQESPKVIFTVKVTFELALAVVNKLVFAKKGRYLSEAEILVMKGAWDDNDYEEIASNSSYSPNYLKGGIASRLWNMLSETIGNGERVGKKNLRDFLEQVTEEYYAQSASKEEHNFPAKDLIQVLGGQLPDVSSFYGRVKELTLLKELIAKQRCISLVGVAGIGKTALAAKLIAEISAESQPRFDYLIWKSVAHAPLLQDLVTELLDIIEPLETPSSSPKYTQAMITMLLKQMQSRRCLVVLDESEALFQTKNLEQRLDYRLFFRRLVEEQHQSCLLLTNRILLDELNDLIVAKRPLRFFRIEGLDEDAAMRFLSEKGLTDTEKCHQLIQTYRGNPSELEAVIERINHFFSGSTQVFFQNPTTLVSSKFEAMLNHVFGHVLTEIERKILIYTAEEIVSTTEFISFAKLLSDIRQRQKASVSTLELIKALENLEKQSLIESSKNPVTKEISFTLQPVIKKYILTDPQGLVRVSDALPNLAVAS; encoded by the coding sequence ATGACTAACAGGGTTACAGTTTTTAGTACTGAATCGCAATTCCAGGCTCCTACTCACTCCTCCCTTAACCAAACAGGACAGGAGTCACCAAAAGTAATTTTTACGGTAAAAGTTACTTTTGAACTAGCCCTAGCTGTAGTAAATAAGTTAGTATTTGCCAAAAAAGGTAGATATCTATCCGAGGCTGAAATCCTTGTTATGAAGGGAGCGTGGGATGACAATGATTATGAAGAAATAGCAAGTAACTCATCTTACAGTCCTAACTACTTGAAAGGTGGCATAGCCAGTCGATTGTGGAATATGCTTTCTGAAACGATTGGAAATGGCGAACGGGTTGGCAAAAAGAATCTGCGTGATTTTTTGGAACAAGTTACTGAAGAATATTATGCTCAATCTGCGTCAAAAGAGGAGCATAACTTCCCTGCCAAGGATTTAATACAAGTTCTGGGAGGACAACTTCCTGATGTGTCTAGTTTTTACGGACGAGTAAAGGAACTAACTCTTTTAAAAGAATTAATAGCTAAACAGCGATGTATATCCTTGGTAGGAGTAGCAGGAATCGGTAAAACTGCATTAGCAGCAAAACTTATAGCGGAAATTAGTGCAGAATCTCAACCTAGATTTGATTATTTGATTTGGAAATCAGTTGCTCATGCACCACTACTTCAGGATTTAGTAACCGAACTGTTAGATATAATTGAGCCTTTAGAAACACCCTCAAGCTCACCTAAGTATACTCAAGCAATGATTACAATGTTGCTGAAGCAGATGCAATCACGCCGTTGCTTGGTTGTGCTAGATGAATCTGAAGCGTTATTTCAGACAAAAAATTTAGAGCAACGACTAGATTACAGACTATTTTTTCGCCGTTTAGTAGAAGAACAGCATCAAAGCTGTTTGCTCTTGACTAATCGAATTCTGCTTGATGAACTGAATGATCTGATAGTAGCTAAGCGACCTCTTCGATTTTTTAGAATTGAAGGTCTAGATGAAGATGCGGCAATGCGGTTTTTGTCTGAAAAAGGATTGACTGACACAGAAAAGTGCCATCAATTAATTCAAACTTATCGTGGTAATCCTTCGGAACTAGAGGCAGTAATTGAGAGAATTAATCACTTTTTTTCTGGCAGTACACAAGTATTTTTTCAAAACCCAACAACTCTTGTCAGTAGTAAATTTGAAGCAATGCTTAATCATGTTTTTGGTCACGTATTGACAGAAATTGAGCGAAAAATTCTGATTTACACAGCAGAGGAGATAGTTTCAACTACAGAATTTATTAGCTTTGCCAAGTTATTAAGTGATATCAGGCAGAGACAGAAAGCGTCTGTGTCAACTTTAGAGTTGATTAAAGCACTAGAAAATCTGGAAAAACAATCATTGATTGAAAGCAGTAAAAATCCAGTTACTAAAGAAATTAGTTTTACTCTCCAGCCAGTAATTAAAAAGTATATCTTAACCGATCCACAAGGATTGGTGCGTGTATCCGATGCTTTGCCAAATTTAGCGGTCGCATCTTAA
- a CDS encoding group II intron reverse transcriptase/maturase, translating into MIRHSRHTSESWKALPWKKFRRNLFRLQKRVFKAVQVGDKRKARFLQKLIFKSTSARFLAIRLVSQLNAGKKTAGIDGKKSLSFEERFNLEELLKMNSGNWKHQGLREIPIPKKDGTTRMLKIPTIADRAWQCLAKYALEPAHEATFHARSYGFRTGRSAHDAQRYIYNNLRSSCNGTEKRVIELDIEKCFDRINHSAIMDELIAPKGLKLGIYRCLKAGVNPEFPEQGTPQGGVVSPLLANIALNGVESIHRYRANGQINEPSIRYADDMVIILRPEDNAIEILEKISEFLRKRGMNVSQKKTKVTAATDGFDFLGWHFKVQKNGKFRSIPSVDNFKAFRKKVKHIVNNSNYGATTKAEKLAPVVRGWRNYHKFCKMDGSRNSLYHIKKRAYTVFNKEAKKNRYASKKLLDKAFPAVSYSESSHVMVKGTKSPYDGDTAYWSERKSKLYDGETSFALKKQNHRCASCGLKFIDEERIHLHHIDENHANWKKNNLEAIHESCHDYKHMSKSES; encoded by the coding sequence ATGATTAGACACAGTAGACATACTAGTGAATCTTGGAAAGCCTTACCGTGGAAGAAATTCCGCCGAAATCTTTTCCGCCTTCAAAAGCGCGTATTTAAAGCGGTTCAAGTTGGAGACAAACGGAAAGCTAGGTTTCTCCAAAAGCTTATTTTTAAATCCACCTCGGCTCGATTTCTTGCAATTAGACTTGTATCTCAGCTAAACGCTGGTAAAAAAACGGCGGGTATTGATGGTAAGAAATCCCTGTCATTTGAGGAACGCTTCAACCTTGAAGAATTACTGAAAATGAATAGTGGAAATTGGAAGCATCAAGGACTAAGGGAAATCCCCATCCCCAAAAAGGACGGGACTACCAGAATGCTTAAAATACCAACCATAGCGGATAGAGCTTGGCAATGCCTTGCAAAATATGCACTAGAACCAGCACACGAAGCCACTTTCCACGCCAGGAGCTACGGGTTCAGAACAGGGCGCTCTGCTCACGATGCACAACGGTACATCTACAATAACCTACGCTCTTCCTGCAATGGAACAGAGAAACGAGTTATAGAACTCGATATCGAAAAATGCTTCGATAGGATTAACCACTCAGCAATAATGGACGAACTCATCGCCCCCAAAGGCTTAAAACTCGGAATATACCGATGCCTCAAGGCAGGAGTAAACCCAGAATTCCCCGAACAGGGTACACCTCAAGGGGGAGTAGTCAGCCCACTATTAGCAAACATCGCACTCAACGGGGTTGAAAGTATCCACAGATACAGAGCCAACGGGCAAATCAACGAGCCATCAATCCGATACGCGGATGACATGGTTATTATACTCCGACCCGAAGATAATGCGATAGAGATACTTGAGAAAATCAGCGAGTTCCTCCGCAAACGCGGAATGAATGTAAGCCAAAAGAAAACCAAAGTTACCGCCGCGACAGATGGGTTTGATTTCCTCGGCTGGCACTTTAAAGTCCAGAAAAACGGAAAGTTTAGAAGCATTCCCTCAGTGGACAACTTCAAAGCATTCCGTAAGAAAGTAAAACACATCGTCAACAACTCGAATTATGGTGCTACCACAAAGGCTGAGAAATTAGCCCCGGTAGTAAGAGGTTGGAGAAATTACCATAAGTTCTGCAAGATGGACGGGTCTAGAAACTCGTTATACCACATCAAAAAAAGAGCTTATACGGTATTCAACAAGGAAGCCAAGAAAAATCGCTACGCTAGCAAGAAATTACTAGACAAAGCATTCCCAGCAGTTTCCTACTCCGAAAGTAGCCACGTCATGGTTAAAGGAACAAAATCCCCCTATGACGGAGATACAGCCTACTGGAGCGAACGCAAAAGTAAGCTCTATGACGGCGAAACTTCTTTTGCTCTTAAGAAGCAAAACCATAGATGTGCCTCTTGCGGCTTAAAGTTCATCGATGAGGAACGGATTCATCTGCATCACATCGACGAAAATCACGCCAACTGGAAGAAAAATAATCTGGAAGCAATTCACGAGAGTTGCCACGATTACAAGCACATGAGCAAAAGCGAAAGCTGA
- a CDS encoding protein kinase domain-containing protein has product MGYCINPLCKQRQNPDDVNHCLFCGTSLLINDRICLVKPLRELTENPFSYMEVFEVDDAGTQWNPGSKRRVMKVLKWNTPKLVDLIERESLTLRLIEHPCIPKSTIDDFFTFIPNNSSLTLYCLIMDKFEGENLEQWLESNGRISQTVALQWLRQLVEILDEVHRTEIFHRDIKPSNIILQSSGQLALIDFGVARRVTDTYLAKVSGSGGSSTGRGGRYEITSVSTPRYSPFEQVNGQAVPQSDFYALGRTFVQLVTGIQLMDLPTDKKTGNLIWREQTPQIDKPFADFLDELMAPLPGQRPQTTRVILQRLEKLPQQIKNYRLANSKVFQYSKYTLMVLGFIGGIFLSRPLAANYLVTQGQKLEAANNSQGAQDFFYWAIKIRSQSNRTISSFYFDKAVRSTKDLELAKKYYELAIKYNNRDADAYSNLAFICQQLNQDNCAIKNYENSFKLKPDNWESRFGLALFYDDRRMYDLAEKQYKLAIEMSKEAIPAINNLSRLKILDGKYDVAIALAKSGLQKTENIKFKSTLYKNLGWAKLELKRYAEAKADLEKSTKLDARTDAYCLLAQAQEALGEINDARLTWEICLIAESNQLEVQQWRLQILKRLLGEFVTPSSP; this is encoded by the coding sequence ATGGGTTACTGTATTAACCCTCTTTGCAAACAACGTCAAAATCCTGATGACGTTAATCACTGTCTCTTCTGTGGGACTTCATTGCTAATTAACGACCGCATTTGTCTAGTTAAGCCATTAAGGGAGCTTACCGAAAACCCATTTAGCTATATGGAAGTTTTTGAAGTGGACGATGCCGGTACTCAATGGAATCCTGGTTCTAAGCGGCGAGTCATGAAAGTTTTAAAATGGAACACACCTAAGTTAGTTGATCTCATTGAGCGGGAATCCCTCACCTTACGGCTTATTGAACACCCATGCATTCCTAAAAGTACTATAGATGACTTTTTCACTTTTATTCCGAACAATAGCTCTCTAACATTGTATTGTTTAATCATGGATAAATTTGAAGGAGAAAACTTAGAACAATGGTTAGAGTCTAATGGGCGAATTTCACAAACCGTAGCATTACAATGGCTTCGACAGTTAGTTGAAATCCTTGATGAAGTACACCGGACAGAAATTTTTCATAGAGATATTAAACCTTCTAATATAATTCTTCAGTCAAGTGGACAACTTGCATTAATTGATTTTGGTGTAGCACGGCGAGTGACTGATACCTACTTGGCAAAAGTCAGTGGAAGTGGGGGATCTAGCACAGGTAGGGGAGGACGATACGAAATTACATCTGTCAGTACACCTCGTTACTCTCCATTTGAACAAGTAAATGGTCAAGCAGTACCTCAATCAGACTTCTATGCTCTGGGTCGGACTTTTGTGCAACTAGTTACTGGTATTCAATTGATGGATCTTCCAACAGATAAAAAGACAGGGAATCTAATTTGGAGAGAGCAAACACCGCAGATTGACAAGCCCTTCGCTGATTTTCTTGATGAATTAATGGCTCCTTTACCAGGGCAGCGTCCGCAAACTACGCGAGTAATCTTGCAGAGGTTAGAAAAACTACCTCAGCAAATTAAAAATTATAGATTAGCTAATTCTAAAGTTTTTCAATATAGCAAATATACATTGATGGTATTGGGATTTATTGGGGGTATCTTTCTATCTAGACCTCTAGCAGCTAACTATTTAGTAACTCAAGGACAAAAGTTAGAAGCAGCAAATAATTCTCAGGGAGCACAAGATTTTTTTTACTGGGCTATAAAAATTCGTTCTCAGAGTAATCGGACTATATCAAGTTTTTACTTTGATAAAGCTGTCCGTAGCACCAAAGACCTTGAGTTAGCTAAAAAATATTATGAATTAGCAATTAAATACAATAACCGGGATGCAGATGCTTATAGTAATTTAGCTTTTATTTGCCAGCAATTAAACCAAGATAACTGTGCAATTAAGAATTATGAAAATTCCTTTAAATTAAAGCCTGACAATTGGGAATCGCGTTTTGGGCTAGCACTTTTCTATGATGATAGACGAATGTATGATTTGGCAGAAAAACAGTATAAATTAGCCATTGAAATGAGTAAAGAAGCAATACCAGCCATTAATAATTTATCAAGATTGAAGATTTTAGATGGCAAATATGATGTAGCAATTGCTTTAGCTAAATCAGGTTTACAAAAAACTGAAAATATTAAATTTAAGTCTACTTTATACAAAAACTTAGGTTGGGCAAAATTAGAGTTAAAGCGTTATGCCGAGGCTAAGGCTGATTTGGAGAAATCAACAAAACTGGATGCCAGGACAGATGCTTACTGTTTATTAGCGCAAGCGCAAGAAGCATTAGGTGAAATTAATGATGCCAGGCTGACTTGGGAGATATGTTTGATTGCTGAGTCTAATCAGTTAGAAGTTCAGCAGTGGAGATTGCAAATATTAAAGCGTTTATTGGGAGAGTTTGTGACGCCATCTTCGCCCTAA
- a CDS encoding aromatic ring-hydroxylating dioxygenase subunit alpha yields the protein MQSEFDFFRQWYPLSPIEDINPNCPTTVVLLGLRLVIWKPKSSKTYQVFLDQCPHRLAPLSEGRVDEKTGNLMCSYHGWQFDSQGVCTYIPQAENPEIVTRNQKNFCVVTFPVRQQNDLLWVWPDARSEEQAATTPLPLSPQVDASKGFVWDSFVRDLEYDWQTLVENVADPSHVPFAHHKVQGIREQGVPIPINIEKSTVNLIEAVIERSSGRTTITFEPPCRLEYAISVGSGKQLGIVTYCIPVSPGRSRIVAQFPINFAKTIYSLLPRWLEHIIIRNPLLDGDMILLHQQERFFQQKKLVESWKTAYKLPTSADRLVIEFRNWFEKYCNGDLPWNEVGINFLQNSNINDSRTLLLDRYKQHTQHCSSCRGALRVIQRLQVVLLAYSAITISGVAILPDTFRVKLGLTLIITALLSLAAYTWLKFWLVPKFYFVDYVHAKK from the coding sequence ATACAATCTGAGTTTGATTTTTTTCGACAGTGGTATCCGCTTTCCCCTATCGAAGATATCAATCCAAACTGCCCCACCACAGTTGTTCTTCTGGGATTACGCTTAGTCATTTGGAAGCCTAAATCATCTAAAACTTACCAAGTATTTCTAGATCAATGCCCTCATCGCCTTGCTCCCCTAAGTGAAGGGCGTGTTGATGAAAAGACAGGTAATTTGATGTGTAGTTATCATGGTTGGCAGTTTGATTCTCAAGGAGTTTGTACATATATTCCCCAAGCAGAAAATCCAGAAATTGTGACTAGGAATCAAAAAAACTTCTGTGTAGTTACATTCCCTGTTCGTCAGCAAAATGATTTACTTTGGGTTTGGCCAGATGCTAGATCAGAAGAACAGGCTGCAACTACGCCATTACCTCTGTCACCTCAAGTAGATGCTAGCAAAGGTTTTGTTTGGGATTCTTTTGTACGCGACTTGGAATATGATTGGCAAACTCTTGTTGAAAATGTGGCAGATCCAAGTCATGTTCCTTTTGCACATCATAAAGTGCAAGGCATTCGAGAGCAAGGAGTACCTATACCTATTAATATTGAGAAATCAACAGTAAATTTGATTGAAGCAGTTATTGAAAGAAGCTCAGGACGAACAACAATTACTTTTGAACCACCTTGCCGCTTAGAATATGCAATTAGTGTTGGTTCTGGAAAGCAGTTAGGAATTGTCACTTACTGTATTCCAGTGTCTCCAGGCAGATCAAGAATAGTGGCTCAATTTCCTATTAATTTTGCTAAAACAATCTATAGTTTATTACCTCGTTGGTTAGAACACATCATAATTCGTAATCCGCTTCTTGATGGAGATATGATTCTTCTACATCAGCAAGAGCGTTTTTTTCAACAGAAAAAGTTAGTTGAAAGCTGGAAAACTGCCTACAAGCTACCTACAAGTGCAGATCGTTTAGTGATTGAGTTCAGAAATTGGTTTGAAAAGTATTGTAATGGGGATTTACCGTGGAATGAAGTTGGAATTAATTTCTTACAAAACTCAAATATTAACGACAGTCGGACTCTACTGCTTGATCGCTACAAACAACATACTCAGCACTGTAGTAGCTGCCGAGGGGCGCTAAGGGTGATCCAGCGTTTGCAAGTGGTACTGTTGGCATACTCTGCTATTACTATTTCAGGAGTTGCTATCCTTCCAGATACGTTTCGAGTCAAGCTTGGTTTAACGCTAATTATTACAGCACTATTAAGTTTGGCAGCTTACACTTGGCTCAAATTTTGGCTTGTTCCTAAATTTTACTTTGTAGACTATGTTCATGCTAAAAAATAA